One genomic segment of Flavobacteriaceae bacterium includes these proteins:
- a CDS encoding transposase, whose amino-acid sequence MELSLDLLKFILPEMLVEHFDLVRHTHRNEELHLYFEERNVVPKEVINPNVIAHGFHKEITIEDFPLRGNTVYLHVRRRRWLDKETRQIIQRDWNLVAQGTRMTGEFAAFLKEISRY is encoded by the coding sequence TTGGAATTATCCTTAGACCTTTTAAAATTCATCTTACCTGAGATGCTCGTAGAACATTTTGATTTGGTAAGACACACTCATCGAAATGAGGAACTTCATTTGTATTTTGAAGAGCGTAATGTTGTTCCTAAAGAAGTCATAAATCCTAATGTAATTGCTCATGGTTTCCACAAAGAGATTACTATTGAAGACTTTCCTTTGCGTGGAAACACTGTGTATCTTCACGTAAGGCGACGTAGATGGTTAGATAAAGAGACTAGGCAAATCATTCAAAGAGATTGGAATCTAGTAGCTCAGGGAACTCGCATGACAGGTGAGTTTGCTGCTTTTTTAAAAGAGATTAGTCGATACTGA
- the fdhD gene encoding formate dehydrogenase accessory sulfurtransferase FdhD, producing MQTLLYEGLKIFGEKISFIDDHLVIEAPLQININGNPYTVVMRTPNDDLQLIRGLLFAEDIYKKQHSLPYEIVAQHDDFSTVINITINKSDLGKGYLNKRTLLSVSSCGICGKKQLNDIKVGGAKKLRKQTCKADFLLEAFQQLKEKQKVFIKTGGSHAAAIFDIQHKMLTIKEDIGRHNAVDKCVGDLLEKQKLTDANYLLVSGRVSYEIVIKAFIAKIPVIVAVSACSSLAVDFAKEFGICLVGFTRNHKMTVYANASYLEKLNHG from the coding sequence ATGCAAACACTTCTATACGAGGGATTAAAAATATTCGGAGAAAAAATATCTTTTATAGATGATCATCTAGTAATAGAAGCTCCTTTACAAATCAATATCAATGGAAATCCTTATACCGTTGTTATGCGGACACCAAATGATGATCTTCAACTGATCAGAGGGCTTTTATTTGCTGAAGATATCTATAAAAAACAACATTCTTTGCCTTATGAAATAGTAGCACAACACGATGACTTTTCAACCGTAATCAATATTACTATTAACAAATCGGATCTTGGTAAAGGATATTTAAATAAAAGGACTTTATTGTCTGTATCTTCCTGTGGAATATGTGGGAAGAAACAATTAAACGATATAAAAGTAGGAGGAGCAAAAAAATTACGAAAACAAACTTGTAAAGCGGATTTCTTGTTGGAAGCATTTCAGCAGTTAAAAGAAAAACAAAAAGTATTTATAAAGACCGGCGGAAGTCATGCAGCAGCAATTTTTGACATACAACACAAGATGTTAACCATCAAAGAAGATATTGGCAGGCACAATGCCGTAGATAAGTGTGTTGGAGATTTATTGGAAAAGCAAAAACTTACGGATGCCAATTATCTACTGGTAAGTGGCAGAGTATCTTATGAGATAGTAATCAAAGCTTTTATTGCGAAAATACCTGTGATCGTAGCAGTTTCTGCTTGTTCTTCTTTAGCCGTTGATTTTGCCAAAGAATTTGGAATTTGTCTGGTTGGTTTTACAAGAAATCATAAAATGACAGTATATGCAAATGCTTCTTATTTAGAAAAATTAAATCATGGCTAG
- a CDS encoding phosphoribosylformylglycinamidine cyclo-ligase, producing the protein MSQEVSKRYAQRGVSASKEDVHNAIKNIDKGLFPKAFCKIVPDYLTHDESYCLVMHADGAGTKSSLAYMYWKETGDISVWKGIAQDALIMNMDDLLCVGATDHILLSSTIGRNKNLIPGEVIAAIINGAEELIAELKNFGVTIHATGGETADVGDLVRTIIVDSTVTARMRRSDVIDNANIQPGDVIVGLASYGQATYEKEYNGGMGSNGLTSARHDVFHKYLAEKFPESFDASVPKELIYSGNTKLTDTVENAPIDAGKLVLSPTRTYAPVIKEILSKYNSETIHGMVHCSGGAQTKILHFVEHVHVVKDNMFAIPPLFKLIQEQSKTDWKEMYQVFNCGHRMELYVSSEIADHLIAISKSYYVDAQIIGRVETSDAKKLTIQSEYGTFIY; encoded by the coding sequence ATGAGCCAGGAGGTTTCTAAAAGGTATGCCCAACGAGGTGTCTCTGCTTCTAAAGAGGATGTTCATAATGCCATCAAAAATATTGACAAAGGGTTGTTCCCAAAAGCATTTTGCAAGATCGTTCCCGATTACTTGACCCATGATGAGTCTTATTGCTTGGTTATGCATGCAGACGGTGCAGGAACCAAATCATCTTTGGCTTATATGTACTGGAAAGAGACGGGAGATATATCTGTGTGGAAAGGAATTGCTCAGGATGCGTTGATTATGAATATGGATGATCTGCTGTGTGTTGGAGCAACAGATCATATTTTGTTGTCTTCTACCATTGGCAGGAACAAGAATTTGATTCCCGGTGAAGTGATTGCCGCGATTATCAACGGAGCTGAAGAATTGATTGCGGAATTAAAGAATTTTGGTGTTACTATCCATGCTACCGGGGGGGAGACAGCGGACGTAGGTGATTTGGTAAGAACCATTATCGTCGACTCTACCGTAACTGCCAGAATGAGACGATCGGATGTTATTGACAATGCGAACATTCAACCCGGAGACGTGATTGTCGGACTGGCTTCTTATGGACAGGCTACTTATGAAAAAGAATACAACGGAGGTATGGGAAGTAACGGTTTGACCTCTGCCAGGCACGATGTTTTTCACAAGTATTTGGCAGAGAAATTCCCTGAAAGTTTTGATGCTTCTGTTCCGAAAGAGCTGATATATTCCGGAAATACAAAACTGACAGATACGGTTGAAAACGCACCGATTGATGCCGGAAAATTGGTATTATCGCCTACAAGAACCTATGCACCTGTTATCAAAGAGATCTTATCAAAATACAATTCGGAGACCATTCACGGTATGGTGCATTGTTCGGGAGGAGCACAAACTAAAATCCTGCATTTTGTAGAGCATGTTCATGTGGTTAAAGACAATATGTTTGCAATTCCGCCATTGTTTAAACTAATTCAAGAACAATCCAAAACAGATTGGAAAGAAATGTATCAGGTATTTAACTGCGGACACCGGATGGAGTTATACGTATCTTCGGAAATTGCTGATCATCTGATTGCGATTTCCAAATCGTACTATGTCGATGCACAAATTATAGGTAGGGTAGAAACTTCTGATGCTAAAAAGCTCACCATACAAAGCGAATATGGAACGTTTATCTATTGA
- a CDS encoding DDE transposase has product MARIYGVNGKKFQRQYRDYLSEFKQWKEKSHAKEWLIFPENIGTRLSIDEVALSKGELYTIVTNKKAKGKKGSIVAIIATTKAEPIIKHLFKISSAKRNKVREITLDMANSMKLIAKRCFPKAIQVTDRFHVQKLALEALQEIRIKHRWEAIDTENERIKLAKTNNKEYYPEILENGDTIKQLLARSRYLLYKAPSNWTEDQRVRANILFKRYPDIKTAFKLVQGLRNIFNTANSIQVAYTKLAHWYKDVEQTAYKAFNTIANSIRLNYRSILNYFINRSTNAAAESFNAKIKAFRLQFRGVKNTEFFLYRLTTIFA; this is encoded by the coding sequence ATTGCAAGAATCTATGGCGTGAATGGGAAGAAGTTCCAAAGGCAGTATCGAGATTATTTGAGTGAGTTTAAACAGTGGAAGGAAAAGTCTCATGCCAAAGAGTGGTTGATCTTCCCTGAGAATATAGGAACTCGATTATCTATCGACGAAGTAGCCTTATCAAAAGGAGAACTCTACACCATCGTTACCAATAAAAAAGCTAAAGGAAAGAAAGGAAGTATTGTGGCGATCATAGCTACTACCAAAGCAGAACCTATTATCAAACACCTATTTAAAATCTCATCTGCGAAAAGAAACAAGGTCAGAGAAATTACCCTAGATATGGCGAACTCCATGAAGCTGATTGCCAAACGGTGTTTCCCCAAAGCCATACAAGTAACCGATAGATTCCATGTACAGAAACTAGCTCTAGAAGCACTTCAAGAAATTAGGATCAAACATCGATGGGAAGCCATAGATACAGAAAATGAACGGATCAAACTTGCCAAAACCAATAACAAAGAATATTACCCTGAAATATTAGAAAATGGAGATACCATAAAGCAACTCTTGGCTAGAAGCAGATACTTACTCTACAAAGCACCAAGTAATTGGACAGAAGATCAAAGAGTAAGAGCTAACATCCTCTTTAAAAGATATCCTGATATCAAAACAGCTTTTAAGCTCGTACAAGGACTTAGAAATATCTTCAACACAGCAAACTCAATACAAGTCGCTTATACAAAACTAGCGCATTGGTATAAAGATGTAGAACAAACAGCATACAAGGCTTTTAATACCATAGCAAACTCTATCAGGCTTAACTATAGATCAATATTGAATTACTTCATTAATAGAAGTACTAATGCAGCGGCAGAATCTTTCAATGCCAAAATCAAAGCCTTTAGATTACAATTTAGAGGGGTCAAAAACACAGAATTCTTCCTCTATAGATTAACTACAATTTTTGCATAA
- a CDS encoding glutamine synthetase codes for MSKSKLEYIWLDGYFPTQNMRSKTKIEDNFSGELEDCPVWSFDGSSTKQAEGNSSDCLLKPVAIYPDPARENGYLVMTEVLNADRTPHPSNARATIEDEDNDFWFGFEQEYFIMDTETQLPLGFPIGGYPGPQGMYYCSVGGKNTHGRDFVEEHADLCIAAGLNFEGINQEVASGQWEFQLFAKGAKKAGDEIWVARYLLDRLTEKYGYYIEYHPKPVKGDWNGSGMHANFSNTTLRTCGSKKVYEKICEAFRPVASEHIAVYGEFNDQRLTGLHETASIHDFSFGISDRGASIRIPIITVERGWKGWLEDRRPASNGDPYKIAARIVKTVKSADIG; via the coding sequence ATGAGTAAATCTAAATTAGAGTACATTTGGTTAGATGGTTATTTCCCGACTCAGAATATGAGAAGCAAAACTAAAATTGAAGATAATTTTAGCGGAGAACTAGAAGATTGTCCTGTTTGGTCTTTTGATGGTTCGTCAACAAAACAAGCTGAAGGGAATTCTTCCGATTGTTTATTAAAACCGGTAGCTATTTACCCGGATCCTGCGAGAGAAAATGGATACTTAGTGATGACCGAAGTTTTAAATGCAGACAGAACACCTCATCCTTCAAATGCCAGAGCAACCATAGAAGATGAAGATAATGATTTTTGGTTTGGGTTTGAACAAGAGTATTTCATTATGGATACTGAAACCCAGTTACCTTTAGGGTTCCCCATTGGAGGATATCCCGGACCTCAGGGAATGTATTACTGTTCCGTAGGGGGTAAAAACACACATGGTAGAGATTTTGTAGAAGAGCATGCGGATTTGTGTATTGCTGCCGGGCTAAACTTTGAGGGAATTAATCAAGAGGTAGCCAGCGGGCAATGGGAATTTCAATTATTTGCCAAAGGTGCTAAAAAAGCAGGAGATGAAATTTGGGTAGCTCGTTATTTATTAGATAGATTAACAGAAAAATACGGATACTATATTGAGTATCATCCCAAACCTGTAAAAGGAGACTGGAACGGCTCCGGGATGCATGCTAATTTCTCAAACACTACCCTGAGAACTTGTGGAAGTAAGAAAGTGTATGAAAAAATTTGTGAAGCATTTAGACCTGTTGCTTCAGAACACATTGCTGTGTATGGCGAGTTTAACGATCAACGCCTTACCGGTTTACACGAAACTGCTTCTATCCATGATTTTAGTTTTGGTATTTCAGATAGAGGAGCTTCTATTAGAATTCCTATTATAACAGTAGAGAGAGGCTGGAAAGGCTGGTTAGAGGATAGAAGACCTGCTTCAAATGGTGATCCATATAAGATTGCTGCCAGAATTGTAAAAACAGTAAAGTCTGCTGATATCGGTTAA
- a CDS encoding SsrA-binding protein yields MKKVAFKILTKVNKMILPSYTKKQLDITKASKLQMAVIGWRAYVTLNSLD; encoded by the coding sequence ATGAAGAAAGTAGCCTTTAAAATACTTACTAAAGTAAACAAAATGATATTACCTTCATACACAAAAAAGCAGCTGGATATTACAAAAGCTTCCAAGCTTCAAATGGCAGTCATTGGATGGAGAGCTTATGTTACTTTAAACTCATTAGATTAA
- a CDS encoding AI-2E family transporter encodes MNAKIISNGILRALAILLGISTLCYFLYLVRTVIIYIVIAAVIAVIARPLIVFLRRKLKFSKTLSVIATMILFVGLLVGLISMFIPLIMEQGQNLSLLQTESLKEDVQNIIKQANSYFKSKNIDILSELQNADILSSLKSIPNVLNSIVGTLGSFSIAIFSILFISFFFMKDSRIFKNSILTIVPNGTENRFSKSIEKINELLSRYFIGLVLQISILFVIYTIILWIFGISNFIVIAFLCALLNLIPYIGPLIGAILMIILSMTSNIGQDFRTEILPTTLYIMIGYLVAQLVDNFVSQPLIFSKTTKSHPLEIFLIIIIGGLLMGPVGMIIAVPTYTVLKVILKEFLSGNKIVKSLTKDI; translated from the coding sequence ATGAATGCAAAAATAATATCAAACGGAATTTTAAGAGCATTAGCAATTCTGTTAGGAATAAGTACTCTGTGCTATTTTTTATATCTGGTCCGAACCGTTATTATTTATATAGTCATTGCAGCAGTAATAGCTGTAATCGCAAGGCCTTTGATTGTTTTTTTGAGAAGAAAATTAAAATTCTCCAAAACATTATCGGTAATAGCTACTATGATTTTATTTGTCGGTCTTTTAGTAGGGTTAATAAGTATGTTTATTCCTTTGATCATGGAGCAAGGTCAAAATTTGTCACTGCTTCAAACAGAAAGTTTAAAAGAAGATGTTCAAAATATTATCAAACAGGCAAATAGTTATTTTAAATCAAAAAATATAGATATTTTGAGTGAATTACAAAACGCTGATATTCTTTCGAGTTTAAAATCTATTCCCAATGTGTTGAATTCTATTGTAGGCACATTAGGCTCTTTTAGTATTGCCATATTTTCTATATTGTTTATCTCTTTCTTTTTTATGAAAGACAGTAGGATTTTTAAAAATAGTATCCTGACCATTGTCCCCAACGGCACCGAAAACAGGTTTTCAAAATCCATAGAAAAAATAAACGAGCTGCTCTCAAGATACTTTATCGGGTTAGTATTACAAATTAGTATTCTCTTTGTCATATATACGATTATTTTATGGATCTTTGGAATTTCAAATTTTATAGTCATTGCATTTCTATGTGCATTGTTAAATTTAATTCCTTATATAGGCCCTCTGATTGGTGCAATTTTAATGATTATTTTGTCAATGACGAGTAATATTGGACAGGATTTCCGAACTGAAATACTTCCAACAACTCTATATATAATGATTGGGTACCTAGTTGCACAACTAGTGGATAATTTTGTTAGTCAGCCACTTATATTTTCCAAAACGACCAAATCGCACCCACTTGAAATATTTCTGATCATTATTATCGGAGGCTTATTAATGGGACCGGTAGGGATGATTATTGCCGTACCAACATATACCGTTTTAAAAGTTATTTTAAAAGAATTTTTATCCGGCAATAAGATTGTTAAGTCTTTAACTAAAGACATCTAA
- a CDS encoding IS1595 family transposase, whose protein sequence is MNLLHFIEQFPDEFSCKSHMKLARSKEGVICKKCQSKKHYWLKSKWMWQCSYCGFRTTLRSGTMMENSNLPIRTWYLAMAFMTFSKKGISAAELQRQLNHTRYTTIWSLMHRIRSAMGKRDNLYDLEDMIEFDQDYFTVATKESDRQKLKRGRGSQKQSNVAVMAESVPLEYLKTGKQSKQCRYFKMKVLDTHKKEEVNTLIDSNFDDTCIVFSDKSTSYVDIGDYGSVTKVVCEFR, encoded by the coding sequence ATGAATTTACTACATTTTATTGAACAATTTCCAGATGAGTTTTCCTGTAAATCACATATGAAGTTGGCTCGTTCAAAAGAAGGAGTCATTTGCAAAAAATGTCAATCAAAAAAGCACTATTGGTTAAAGTCTAAATGGATGTGGCAATGTTCTTATTGTGGTTTTAGAACTACTCTACGCAGCGGTACTATGATGGAGAACTCCAATTTACCTATTCGTACTTGGTATCTCGCTATGGCATTTATGACTTTTAGTAAAAAAGGTATTTCTGCTGCCGAATTACAACGTCAGCTCAACCATACACGTTATACCACTATATGGTCTCTTATGCACAGAATACGTTCGGCTATGGGAAAACGAGATAATTTATACGACCTTGAAGATATGATTGAGTTTGATCAAGATTACTTTACTGTGGCAACAAAAGAATCCGACAGACAAAAGCTTAAAAGAGGCAGAGGCAGTCAAAAACAATCTAACGTAGCGGTAATGGCAGAGTCTGTACCTTTAGAATATTTAAAGACTGGGAAACAATCCAAACAATGTCGTTATTTTAAAATGAAAGTTTTGGATACTCATAAAAAAGAAGAAGTCAACACGCTTATTGATAGTAATTTTGATGATACATGCATTGTTTTTAGCGACAAAAGCACGTCTTATGTAGACATAGGTGATTATGGATCAGTCACAAAAGTTGTGTGTGAGTTCAGATGA
- the prfA gene encoding peptide chain release factor 1 — MLDKLQIVKQRYDEVSDLIIQPDIITDQKRYVRLNKEYKDLGVMVKKAKEYEMLLGNITEAKEIIADGSDAEMVEMAKMEMDEANNRIPQLEEEIKFLLIPKDPEDAKNAVVELRAGTGGDEASIFAGDLFRMYTKYCESKGWKVATVDFSEGTNGGFKEIQFEVTGEDVYGILKFEAGVHRVQRVPQTETQGRVHTSAATCMVFPEAEEFDVEIDPKDVRIDYFCSSGPGGQSVNTTYSAVRLTHIPTELVAQCQDQKSQHKNKEKAFKVLRSRLYDLELAKKQEADAAKRGSMVTSGDRSAKIRTYNYPQGRVTDHRIGLTLYNLSNIVNGDLQKITDELMLAENMNKLKELRESI; from the coding sequence ATGTTAGACAAACTACAGATAGTAAAACAGCGATATGATGAGGTTTCCGATTTGATTATTCAACCTGATATTATTACTGATCAGAAGCGTTATGTACGATTGAACAAAGAGTACAAAGACTTGGGCGTAATGGTTAAAAAAGCCAAAGAATATGAAATGCTGTTAGGCAATATTACAGAAGCGAAAGAAATTATTGCTGATGGTTCCGATGCTGAAATGGTAGAGATGGCTAAAATGGAAATGGATGAAGCTAATAATAGGATTCCTCAATTGGAAGAAGAAATAAAGTTTTTACTGATTCCAAAAGACCCTGAAGATGCTAAAAATGCTGTAGTGGAATTACGAGCAGGAACCGGAGGAGATGAGGCAAGTATTTTTGCCGGTGATTTATTTAGAATGTATACGAAGTATTGTGAGAGTAAAGGTTGGAAGGTTGCCACGGTAGATTTCAGTGAAGGAACTAATGGCGGATTCAAAGAAATTCAGTTTGAAGTAACGGGTGAAGATGTGTATGGAATACTAAAATTTGAAGCCGGAGTACATCGTGTACAGCGTGTGCCACAGACAGAAACACAGGGACGTGTACATACTTCTGCGGCCACTTGTATGGTATTTCCCGAAGCAGAAGAATTTGATGTGGAAATTGATCCAAAAGATGTGCGAATTGATTATTTCTGTTCTTCAGGCCCTGGCGGGCAATCTGTAAATACAACGTATTCTGCAGTTCGGTTAACGCATATTCCCACCGAATTAGTGGCGCAATGCCAAGATCAGAAATCGCAACATAAGAATAAAGAAAAAGCCTTTAAAGTATTGCGTTCTCGTTTATATGATTTGGAATTAGCTAAAAAACAAGAAGCCGATGCCGCAAAGCGCGGTTCTATGGTAACGTCAGGAGATCGTTCTGCAAAGATCAGAACTTACAATTATCCGCAAGGTCGTGTTACCGATCATAGAATTGGCCTGACCTTATACAATCTGTCCAATATTGTCAATGGTGATCTTCAAAAGATAACCGATGAATTGATGCTGGCAGAAAACATGAATAAACTTAAAGAGTTGAGAGAGTCTATTTAG
- a CDS encoding calcium/sodium antiporter, whose product MNYLYIILGFTLLIFGGNWLLKSAVSISLRLQIPKIIIGMTIVSFATSAPELIVSVQSAINGFPDLALGNVIGSNIANLGLVLGITLLIAKIDVHKSFYITDWPVMMVASLLLFYFLYNDMVISTIEGIILSSFLVVFLVYLLRFQKQAVVDEMPEDDEVLPNYKTALLLIIGSLGLWGGSELLIEGATELAKEFGVSERLIGITILSIGTSIPELVASIVAVIKKEKAISLGNLIGSNVFNLLAVLGITSIITPVKVEDITLLTNDIYWMLAISFSIVLLVFMPKKMRLERKNGIILLLGYILFLYTTMP is encoded by the coding sequence ATGAACTATTTGTATATCATTTTGGGGTTTACATTGCTCATTTTTGGAGGGAATTGGTTGTTAAAATCTGCTGTTTCAATTTCTTTGAGATTACAGATTCCAAAAATTATCATTGGCATGACGATTGTTTCTTTTGCAACTTCTGCTCCGGAACTCATTGTGAGTGTTCAATCTGCAATCAACGGATTTCCCGACTTGGCTCTTGGAAATGTCATAGGATCTAATATTGCAAATTTAGGTTTGGTTTTGGGAATTACATTACTAATTGCTAAAATTGATGTGCACAAGAGTTTCTATATTACAGACTGGCCGGTGATGATGGTAGCCTCATTGCTACTTTTTTATTTTTTGTATAATGACATGGTCATTTCTACCATAGAAGGCATTATTTTAAGCTCATTTCTAGTTGTTTTTTTAGTGTATTTATTGCGTTTTCAAAAACAAGCAGTTGTAGATGAAATGCCTGAAGATGATGAAGTGTTACCGAACTATAAAACAGCATTATTATTAATTATCGGCAGCCTGGGGCTATGGGGAGGCTCTGAATTATTAATTGAAGGAGCTACGGAACTTGCAAAAGAGTTTGGAGTAAGCGAGCGATTAATCGGAATAACGATTCTTTCTATAGGTACCAGTATTCCCGAGTTAGTAGCTTCCATTGTAGCAGTTATCAAAAAAGAAAAAGCAATTTCTTTGGGAAACCTTATAGGGTCTAATGTCTTTAATCTGTTAGCTGTTCTTGGAATTACCTCTATAATAACTCCCGTAAAAGTAGAAGACATTACCTTATTGACAAATGACATATATTGGATGTTAGCTATCTCTTTTTCAATTGTATTATTGGTATTTATGCCAAAAAAAATGCGATTGGAACGAAAAAACGGTATTATTTTGTTATTGGGATATATACTGTTTTTGTATACAACCATGCCATAA
- a CDS encoding DUF4968 domain-containing protein, which produces MIVNTELEQKGNQFPTYIVKYSKDVDSLYFTAKNGVVLQLTIFRDSVLRFRYTTTGKFENDFSYGITKYASRGYNKLEVFEETDHYVITTSKLICKVNKDDMRIDLYDANDGKLINEDELGFHWEENYHFGGNIVKMSKVSYKTESYYGLGDKPVQVGLKGRRFENWATDSYAFGKETDPIYKAIPFYTGIHDNKAYGIFFDNSFRTHFDFAYERRNTTSFWADGGEMNYYFIYGPKMEDVVVSYTDLTGKPHHLPPLWALGFHQCKWSYYPESNVKEVTQKFRKLNIPCDAIYLDIDYMDGFRCFTWNKNRFPDPKRMVKALEDDGFKMVVIIDPGIKIDPEYDVFKEALDKDYFCKRADGPYMKGKVWPGACYFPDFTNAEVRDWWSDLYKELIEDIGVKGVWNDMNEPAVMEVPNKTFPDDVRHDYDGNPCSHRKAHNIYGMQMARATYHGLKKYSYPKRPFVITRSAYSGTQRYTSSWTGDNIATWEHLWIANVQAQRMAMSGFSFVGSDIGGFAEQPQGELFTRWIQLGIFHTFCRVHSSGDHGDQEPWEFGNDITDIVRKFIEIRYQLLPYLYTAFWKYANEGIPVIKSLVLYDQEDIHTHYRSDEFIYGDHILVCPVLEPNAKGRRMYIPRGKWYNFWSDEIVEGGEEMWVDADLDSMPIFIKEGAVIPKYPIQQYVGEKQFDEITLDVYHKTGKESSTLYDDAHDGYDYKKGRYSLRTFKLTGKKTEVILQQHKEGKFDANYTKFHLVFHNLPFTITSIQIDNVEIPLKNLKVNVKNSITINKEFTELHLFGE; this is translated from the coding sequence ATGATTGTAAATACTGAATTAGAACAAAAAGGTAATCAATTTCCTACTTATATTGTAAAATACTCAAAAGATGTTGATAGTTTATACTTCACTGCTAAAAATGGTGTGGTTTTACAACTGACGATTTTTAGAGATAGTGTACTGCGTTTTCGTTATACCACCACGGGAAAATTTGAAAACGATTTTTCTTATGGAATTACTAAATATGCAAGTCGCGGGTACAACAAATTAGAAGTTTTTGAGGAAACGGATCACTATGTAATTACCACTTCAAAGCTCATTTGTAAAGTTAACAAAGATGATATGCGTATTGATTTGTATGATGCAAATGACGGAAAATTAATCAATGAAGATGAGCTTGGTTTTCATTGGGAAGAGAACTATCATTTTGGAGGGAATATTGTTAAAATGAGTAAGGTTTCTTATAAAACAGAAAGTTATTATGGCTTAGGAGATAAGCCCGTACAAGTGGGGTTAAAAGGACGGCGTTTTGAAAATTGGGCAACCGATTCTTACGCTTTTGGAAAAGAAACTGATCCTATCTACAAAGCCATTCCCTTTTACACGGGGATTCATGACAACAAAGCTTACGGAATCTTCTTTGATAACTCATTCAGAACACATTTTGATTTTGCATACGAACGAAGGAATACTACCAGTTTTTGGGCAGATGGTGGTGAAATGAATTATTATTTCATTTACGGACCGAAAATGGAAGATGTGGTGGTTAGCTATACGGATCTAACAGGAAAACCACATCATTTGCCGCCACTTTGGGCCTTGGGTTTCCATCAGTGCAAATGGAGTTATTATCCGGAGAGCAATGTAAAAGAAGTTACCCAAAAATTCAGGAAACTTAATATTCCGTGTGATGCGATTTATTTAGACATTGATTATATGGATGGTTTCCGTTGTTTTACCTGGAATAAAAATCGGTTTCCCGATCCAAAGCGCATGGTAAAAGCATTGGAAGATGATGGATTTAAAATGGTAGTGATTATTGATCCGGGAATTAAAATCGATCCGGAATACGATGTCTTTAAAGAAGCATTGGATAAAGATTATTTCTGTAAACGTGCCGATGGACCTTATATGAAAGGGAAAGTATGGCCCGGAGCATGTTATTTTCCGGACTTCACTAATGCAGAGGTACGCGATTGGTGGTCAGACTTATACAAAGAACTGATTGAAGATATCGGAGTAAAAGGAGTTTGGAACGACATGAATGAACCGGCTGTGATGGAAGTTCCTAATAAAACTTTTCCGGATGATGTACGTCATGATTACGACGGAAATCCGTGTAGCCATCGCAAAGCACACAATATTTATGGAATGCAGATGGCACGTGCCACCTATCACGGGTTAAAGAAATATTCGTATCCAAAACGCCCGTTCGTGATTACACGTTCTGCTTATTCCGGCACACAACGTTATACGTCTAGCTGGACAGGTGATAATATTGCTACTTGGGAGCATTTATGGATTGCGAATGTCCAGGCACAACGTATGGCCATGTCCGGTTTCTCATTTGTCGGAAGTGATATTGGAGGATTTGCAGAACAACCTCAAGGCGAGTTGTTTACTCGCTGGATACAATTAGGTATTTTTCACACATTTTGCAGGGTTCACTCTTCAGGCGATCACGGAGATCAGGAACCTTGGGAATTTGGAAACGATATCACGGACATCGTTCGTAAATTCATAGAAATCCGATACCAGTTATTACCTTATTTGTATACGGCATTCTGGAAATATGCTAATGAAGGAATACCTGTTATAAAATCGCTGGTTCTATACGATCAGGAAGATATTCATACACACTACAGAAGCGATGAATTTATCTATGGAGATCATATTTTGGTCTGCCCTGTTTTAGAGCCTAATGCCAAAGGAAGAAGAATGTACATTCCACGGGGAAAATGGTATAACTTCTGGAGCGATGAAATTGTTGAAGGCGGTGAAGAAATGTGGGTGGATGCTGATTTAGATAGCATGCCGATCTTTATTAAAGAAGGAGCAGTCATCCCCAAATACCCTATACAACAGTATGTCGGTGAAAAGCAATTTGATGAAATTACTTTGGATGTTTACCACAAAACAGGTAAGGAATCTTCTACGTTATATGATGATGCTCACGACGGATACGATTATAAAAAAGGAAGATATAGCTTACGTACTTTTAAATTAACAGGAAAAAAGACAGAAGTTATCTTACAACAACATAAAGAAGGGAAATTTGATGCAAATTACACTAAATTTCATCTCGTTTTTCACAACCTGCCGTTTACCATCACATCCATACAAATTGATAATGTAGAAATTCCATTAAAAAACTTAAAAGTAAACGTTAAAAATTCCATTACCATCAATAAGGAGTTTACGGAACTGCATTTGTTCGGAGAATGA